The Corythoichthys intestinalis isolate RoL2023-P3 chromosome 1, ASM3026506v1, whole genome shotgun sequence genome has a segment encoding these proteins:
- the LOC130920438 gene encoding solute carrier family 25 member 44-like encodes MSHSNEDAPSAGATQQKRNIQIIEWEDLDKKKFYSFGVFITLSIRATVYPATLIRTRLQVQRGKSLYGGTFDAFVKILRAEGVRGLYRGFMVNTFTLISGQAYITTYELVRKYVSKYCDDNTVKSVVAGGLASMVAQSITVPIDVVSQQLMMQGQGEHLSRFRPYVHTDATGKPKRVFGQTRSIVAQIFAADGLPGFYRGALASLLTYIPNSAVWWPFYHFYAEQLSKLAPSDCPHLVLQAMAGPLAAATASTVTNPMDVIRARVQVEGRSSITETFRQLIKEEGFWGMTKGLSARIISSTPTAIVMVVGYESLKKLSLRPELVDSRHW; translated from the exons ATGAGTCATTCCAACGAAGACGCTCCCTCAGCCGGCGCCACACAGCAGAAGAGGAACATCCAGATTATCGAGTGGGAGGACTTGGACAAAAAGAAGTTCTATTCTTTTGGGGTGTTCATCACCTTGAGCATCAGGGCCACGGTTTACCCGGCCACCCTCATCCGGACTCGGCTGCAGGTGCAGCGGGGAAAGTCCCTTTACGGCGGCACCTTCGACGCCTTTGTCAAGATCCTGCGGGCGGAAGGCGTCCGTGGCCTCTACCGCGGCTTCATGGTCAACACTTTCACCCTCATCTCAGGTCAGGCATACATCACCACCTACGAGCTGGTGAGGAAGTACGTCTCCAAGTACTGTGATGACAACACGGTCAAGTCGGTGGTGGCGGGCGGCTTGGCTTCCATGGTGGCTCAAAGCATCACTGTCCCCATAGACGTAGTGTCACAGCAACTCATGATGCAGGGCCAAGGGGAGCACCTCAGCCGCTTTCGCCCGTACGTCCACACGGACGCCACCGGCAAGCCAAAACGGGTGTTCGGCCAAACCAGGAGCATTGTGGCCCAAATATTTGCTGCCGATGGTTTGCCAGGTTTCTACAGGGGAGCCCTTGCTTCTTTACTCACGTACATCCCAAACAGTGCTGTGTGGTGgcctttttatcatttttacgCAG AGCAGCTTTCAAAACTGGCCCCCTCTGACTGCCCTCACCTGGTTTTACAAGCCATGGCCGGACCGCTGGCTGCAGCCACCGCCTCCACCGTCACCAACCCCATGGATGTCATCAGAGCCAGAGTGCAG gTTGAAGGGCGCAGTTCAATCACCGAGACCTTCAGGCAGCTGATCAAGGAGGAGGGCTTTTGGGGAATGACCAAAGGACTGTCGGCCCGCATCATTTCATCCACCCCCACTGCCATCGTCATGGTGGTCGGCTACGAGAGCCTCAAAAAACTAAGCTTGCGGCCGGAGCTAGTGGACTCCAGACATTGGTAG